The Meriones unguiculatus strain TT.TT164.6M chromosome 9, Bangor_MerUng_6.1, whole genome shotgun sequence genome window below encodes:
- the Mzt1 gene encoding mitotic-spindle organizing protein 1 → MASGGGAGAAASANLNAVRETMDVLLEISRILNTGLDMETLSICVRLCEQGINPEALSSVIKELRKGTEALKAAENTS, encoded by the exons ATGGCGAGCGGCGGCGGGGCGGGCGCGGCGGCCTCGGCCAACCTGAACGCGGTGAGGGAGACCATGGACG TTCTGCTGGAGATTTCAAGGATTTTGAATACCGGTTTGGATATGGAAACACTGTCTATTTGTGTACGGCTTTGTGAACAAGGAATCAACCCGGAAGCCTTATCATCTGTTATCAAGGAGCTCCGCAAGGGTACTGAAGCACTAAAG GCTGCTGAAAATACAAGCTGA